From Microtus pennsylvanicus isolate mMicPen1 chromosome 10, mMicPen1.hap1, whole genome shotgun sequence, one genomic window encodes:
- the LOC142858110 gene encoding maestro heat-like repeat-containing protein family member 7 yields the protein MCQVKGSLFCLSLPTVKEETNRHLEKNLSRVTFHPSNYEFFLKPCFSGLCQSEKEAYQLILDFMEPGEMSHLEKLNFLNAVATLCSVVRYQANGNMNNYYPKTLLAKKIETFIRQEPTDTLDSGVRQRAMLCIVALSQVKPPFHLCQKLDLVNVSITSVFSLPPIMPSIDRKDSASLYLQTIQALDDMLQALVLEQRSPDMLILQNFIEIILPWLMMTDKVHEQTRALGTISRLLRFICNFSELSHMVLFSIIGRLIGTFSIFCLDPNQDVSSGALEALYYLFTILVLQRSVRPKTEKILKDLQKHFRGNWLANMQNLTLFFRKYLTPVERADVIMVAMEAMTSGSTNNVLAASKTLKIILKYPLEEVAKVPEIIHLICFHIDRVTDKAAQSTIRKTFHLLVQSHTDEVILTLYKTEDPSQRGTKKSWEILDSFPKGYQVIMKYLLQKLISPQTHTDQETSHGTELSTLIVTRTIHELLLIPSQQSEVQTFFASLFVALLFQISFLVTNESTESEDKLHEPASFSALSSSIEALKTLLRSSGYIEHMSHIQTLRGWELIVSPESHYEGVTLLARSLVIKNCWHNRPVFSFLIKTLEDSNCANYLTALVFLTELLCCPEVAGIVDEFSTKVLVDWFKREEPAIDYLFLQIAEIFTKHKNTMRHFHILQPYVLSCCYSPSSEVVTETFLMLRRILRDLTWHHASSFITELAFTLVHFFEEESEELRLITFQIYGSILTKVSKMALVCPLRHQILNWLVLLVSHLQDVNADVVEVCRLSLCSIATFLGWSKLKGVFSKNDVFSILSALLQQERSKALWFLKQSVALFKSPQGPIRQVAVWFAGQIIRVLNTAEKEEINDEYIAFRYMQRDPDPIVSCLAVQTIYILEAKEPVTPAKTPSSCLCIRRFLRRYH from the exons ATGTGTCAAGTAAAGGGGTCTCTGTTTTGCCTGTCCCTGCCCACAGTCAAGGAAGAG ACGAATCGACACCTCGAGAAAAATCTGAGCAGAGTAACATTTCATCCATCGAATTACGAGTTCTTCTTGAAGCCATGCTTCTCAG GATTGTGCCAATCAGAAAAAGAAGCCTATCAGCTAATTCTGGACTTTATGGAACCAGGCGAGATG TCTCATTTAGAGAAGCTGAATTTCCTGAATGCTGTGGCAACTCTGTGCAGTGTTGTGCGTTACCAGGCAAACGGCAACATGAATAACTACTATCCCAAAACGCTTCTGGCCAAGAAAATTGAG ACATTCATCCGACAAGAACCCACCGATACCTTGGATAGCGGAGTGCGTCAGCGAGCCATGCTCTGCATTGTGGCCCTGAG CCAGGTGAAGCCACCTTTCCACTTATGCCAGAAGCTGGACCTGGTCAACGTGAGCATCACCAGCGTCTTCTCCCTGCCGCCCATCATGCCCAGTATAGACCGAAAGGACAGCGCTAGTCTCTACCTCCAG ACAATCCAGGCCTTGGATGACATGCTACAAGCTCTTGTGTTGGAACAAAGGAGCCCCGACATGCTTATATTGCAAAACTTCATAGAG ATCATCTTACCTTGGTTAATGATGACCGACAAAGTGCACGAACAGACCCGAGCCTTGGGCACTATCTCCCGACTGCTGAGGTTTATTTGCAATTTCTCAGAACTATCA CACATGGTATTGTTCTCCATAATCGGGAGGCTGATCGGGACCTTCAGCATCTTCTGCCTGGATCCCAACCAGGATGTCAGCTCAGGAGCGCTGGAGGCCCTGTATTACTTGTTCACCATCCTTGTGCTTCAGAGAA GTGTCAGACCAAAGACAGAGAAGATTCTGAAGGACTTACAGAAGCATTTCCGTGGCAACTGGCTGGCGAACATGCAGAACCTCACACTG TTCTTCAGGAAATACCTGACCCCCGTAGAGAGAGCCGATGTGATCATGGTGGCCATGGAGGCCATGACCAGTGGCAGCACAAATAATGTCTTAGCAGCCTCTAAGACGTTAAAGATCATTCTGAAGTACCCTCTGGAAGAAGTTGCCAAG GTGCCAGAAATCATCCACTTAATTTGCTTCCACATAGACAGAGTCACCGATAAAGCTGCCCAGAGTACCATAAGGAAGACCTTCCACTTGCTGGTCCAGTCTCACACAGACGAGGTCATCCTGACGCTGTACAAGACAGAGGACCCGTCACAGAG AGGGACAAAGAAATCCTGGGAAATTTTGGATTCCTTTCCTAAAGGCTACCAAGTGATCATGAAATATCTGCTACAGAAGCTGATTTCACCCCAGACACACACGGACCAGGAGACCAGCCATGGAACAGAGCTCTCAACACTGATT GTCACCAGGACCATCCATGAGCTGCTGCTGATCCCGAGCCAGCAGTCGGAGGTGCAAACCTTCTTCGCCTCCCTGTTCGTGGCACTGCTTTTCCAAATCTCTTTCCTGGTGACTAACGAGAGCACCGAGAGCGAGGACAAGCTGCATGAA cctgcctccttctctgccctCAGTTCTTCCATAGAGGCCCTGAAGACCTTACTGCGAAGCTCTGGGTACATAGAACACATGTCTCATATTCAGACCCTCAGGGGCTGGGAACTGATTGTCAGCCCTGAAAGTCACTATGAAGGAGTCACTCTGCTGGCCAG GTCCCTGGTCATCAAGAACTGTTGGCACAATCGCCCTGTCTTCAGTTTCCTCATCAAGACCCTTGAGGACTCAAACTGTGCCAATTACTTGACAGCCCTGGTGTTTCTGACAGAG CTGCTCTGCTGTCCAGAAGTGGCAGGCATCGTGGATGAATTCTCCACCAAGGTTCTGGTGGATTGGTTCAAGCGCGAGGAGCCAGCCATAGACTATCTATTCCTGCAGATCGCAGAGATCTTCACAAAGCACAAAAACACG ATGAGGCACTTCCACATCCTGCAGCCCTACGTGTTGAGCTGCTGCTACTCCCCCAGCAGTGAGGTGGTGACGGAGACCTTCCTCATGCTGCGGCGCATCCTCAGGGACCTCACCTGGCATCACGCCTCCTCCTTCATCACTGAACTGGCCTTCACTTTGGTCCACTTCTTTGAGGAG GAGTCAGAGGAGCTGCGCCTGATAACCTTCCAGATCTACGGAAGTATCCTAACTAAGGTCTCGAAGATGGCTCTTGTCTGTCCCCTGAGGCACCAGATCCTCAACTGGCTAGTCCTCCTTGTGTCACACCTGCAGGATGTAAACGCCGACGTGGTGGAG GTCTGTAGGCTCAGCCTTTGCAGCATAGCTACCTTCCTGGGCTGGTCCAAACTCAAAGGGGTCTTCTCCAAGAATGATGTGTTCAGCATCCTCAGTGCTCTG ctgcagcaggaaaGGAGCAAGGCGCTCtggttcctgaagcagagtgtgGCTCTCTTCAAGAGTCCGCAGGGCCCCATCCGCCAGGTCGCTGTGTGGTTTGCAG GTCAGATCATCCGGGTTCTCAACACGGCCGAGAAAGAGGAAATCAATGATGAATATATAG CCTTCAGGTACATGCAGAGAGACCCTGACCCCATAGTCAGCTGCCTTGCCGTCCAGACTATCTACATCCTCGAAGCCAAGGAGCCGGTaactccagctaagaccccttcctcctgcctctgcataaGGAGGTTCCTAAGGAGATACCACTGA